A single genomic interval of Saccharomyces eubayanus strain FM1318 chromosome IV, whole genome shotgun sequence harbors:
- the RRP42 gene encoding exosome non-catalytic core subunit RRP42: MSLSVAEKSYLYDSLASTPSIRPDGRLPHQFRPIEIFTDFLPSSNGSSRIIASDGSECIVSIKSKVVDHSVENELLQVDVDIAGQRDDALIVETITSLLNKVLKSGNGIDSSKLQLTKKYSFKIFVDVLVISSFSYPVSLISFAIYSALNSTYLPKLISAFDDLEVEELPTFHDYDMVKLEISPPLVFILAIVGNNILVDPAANESEVANNGLIVTWSNGKITSPIRSVALNDSNVKGFKPHLLKQGLAMVEKYASDIVRSLENL; the protein is encoded by the coding sequence ATGTCCCTTTCAGTCGCTGAAAAGTCGTATCTATACGACTCGCTAGCCAGTACGCCTTCAATTAGACCCGATGGGAGGCTGCCTCATCAGTTCAGACCCATAGAGATCTTTACCGATTTTCTACCAAGTTCTAATGGGTCGTCCAGGATCATAGCCAGTGACGGTAGCGAATGCATTGTGAGCATCAAGTCCAAAGTCGTTGATCATTCCGTGGAGAACGAACTGCTCCAGGTCGACGTGGATATTGCAGGCCAAAGAGACGATGCCCTGATAGTGGAGACGATCACTTCCTTGTTGAATAAGGTTCTGAAGTCCGGGAATGGGATAGACTCGTCGAAACTGCAATTGACAAAGAAATACAgttttaaaatatttgttGATGTCTTGGtcatttcttcattctcaTACCCAGTTTCTTTAATATCGTTTGCCATTTATTCCGCATTGAACTCCACATATCTACCGAAGCTTATTTCCGCGTTTGACGATTTGGAAGTAGAGGAGCTGCCCACCTTCCATGACTATGACATGGTCAAGCTCGAAATCAGCCCACCTCTGGTGTTTATACTGGCCATCGTGGGCAACAACATACTCGTGGACCCTGCTGCCAACGAAAGCGAAGTGGCCAATAATGGTCTAATTGTCACGTGGTCGAATGGCAAGATTACGTCTCCCATCAGATCGGTAGCATTAAACGACTCCAACGTCAAAGGGTTCAAACCTCATTTGCTGAAACAAGGTCTTGCAATGGTAGAGAAGTACGCCTCTGATATAGTACGATCATTGGAGAATTTATAA
- the TMA17 gene encoding Tma17p — MVESLFPLPERGVRLSNNTKHNNKHTHTLINTMCSAGGIRRPIQIEEFKTAISGMSDMELAQIKKEIENSINHLQRSSARLGKYIAKLEGDEERLDADDSDDLENIDSGDLALYKDSVRENDIVLNNYNERVDALEQETVYRKTGHGKSKHEADAKDKTSKGTDVDMDNTNVDVVTPNSIFI, encoded by the coding sequence ATGGTAGAAAGTCTATTTCCCTTGCCAGAGAGAGGGGTAAGGCTTTCCAATAACACAAAGCATAACAAcaaacacacacacacactcATAAACACAATGTGCTCAGCAGGCGGTATCAGAAGACCTATCCAGATcgaagaattcaaaacgGCGATAAGCGGTATGTCCGACATGGAATTGGCACAGatcaaaaaggaaatcgaGAATAGTATCAATCACTTGCAGAGGTCCAGTGCTCGCTTGGGTAAGTACATTGCCAAGCTGGAGGGCGATGAGGAGCGTCTCGATGCGGACGACAGCGACGACTTAGAGAACATCGACTCGGGGGACCTGGCGCTATACAAGGACTCCGTCAGAGAAAACGACATCGTGCTTAACAACTACAACGAAAGAGTGGACGCGTTGGAGCAAGAAACCGTGTACAGGAAGACGGGCCACGGCAAGAGCAAGCACGAGGCGGATGCAAAGGACAAGACTAGTAAAGGCACCGACGTCGACATGGACAACACTAACGTCGACGTGGTGACCCCAAACAGCATATTCATTTGA
- a CDS encoding putative lipase: MNTGTSLDGILYHEQSSVKLGELERYVITYDLYEGDEIPADIRLDSLWVKIENTTKLSYKAAYLLGPFILYCDLRTKGYHHSQKIISSADKPVFQSNIQAQQKFVAELSLHQIKQRYVWIVDVVSQIIFNKETKINYEISIGNTKASFKKKIRSTSTLNTQDNTSYIGLQVQKLTTADIWAVPKFLGTSQKSHLIILTHGFQSNVTADMEYMMEEIYKAQVNYPDERLVVKGYMKNICETEKGIKFLGIGLANYIVNELYDNSVNKISFIGHSLGGLTQAFAICYIKIKYPEFFQKVEPVNFITLASPLLGIATSTPNYVKKSLSMGIIGTTGQELGLEDSKFGDKPLLYLLSEGPLIKVLTRFKRRTLYINAINDGIVPLYSSSLLFLDYSQLLDKLGGQTTASCDPLFQPKDNPVTPGDDNGNAGDKTTNTSSWNTFWKAKGNQDDRKSKRLMNTSVIKSMKSAVLPPCPDTEYLLNPDTRAATIIHDKIYTEKDLPAPAAAEFPEGNSAQGNEKKKKSKKELEEIIARRWHKGMHWRKVVVSLKPDAHNNIIVRRRFANAYGWSVVDHLVGAHFQGDGADILSAPDAAEPPDEDVDIASGGVEPNKLFSWLTRVEDPGTYREGVVSTASHLASSWIRRHSSVTD; encoded by the coding sequence ATGAATACTGGTACATCCCTCGACGGCATACTATATCATGAGCAATCGTCAGTGAAATTAGGTGAGCTAGAAAGATACGTTATTACATACGACTTATACGAAGGCGATGAGATTCCCGCTGATATCAGGCTAGATTCTCTATGGgtaaaaattgaaaataccACAAAGCTATCCTACAAGGCAGCTTACCTATTGGGACCGTTTATCCTGTATTGCGACTTACGAACCAAGGGCTATCACCACTCACAAAAGATTATCTCTTCGGCAGACAAGCCTGTTTTCCAATCAAATATTCAGGCACAGCAGAAATTTGTTGCAGAATTATCTTTACATCAAATCAAGCAGCGTTATGTCTGGATAGTGGATGTCGTAAGTCAGATTATttttaataaagaaaccaaGATAAATTACGAGATATCAATTGGCAACACCAAGGCATCgtttaaaaagaaaatacgaAGTACTAGCACATTGAACACTCAGGATAATACTTCATACATAGGGCTGCAAGTACAAAAACTGACTACTGCCGATATATGGGCAGTACCAAAATTTCTTGGCACCTCTCAAAAGTCGCACCTAATCATTCTCACTCACGGCTTCCAATCGAACGTCACAGCAGACATGGAATATATGATGGAAGAAATATACAAGGCACAAGTAAACTATCCAGATGAGCGCCTAGTTGTCAAAGGGTATATGAAGAATATCTGTGAAACTGAAAAGGGAATTAAGTTTTTGGGCATCGGACTGGCCAATTACATTGTCAACGAGTTATACGATAACTCTGTtaataaaatatcattTATTGGTCATTCTCTGGGTGGACTAACGCAAGCTTTTGCTATTTGTTACATCAAGATTAAGTATCCAGAGTTTTTCCAGAAAGTGGAACCAGTCAATTTCATCACATTAGCGTCGCCATTGCTAGGTATTGCCACCAGCACACCCAATTACGTCAAAAAATCGTTGTCAATGGGTATCATTGGTACGACAGGACAAGAGCTGGGGCTAGAGGACTCGAAATTCGGTGATAAACCGCTGCTTTACTTGCTATCAGAGGGCCCTCTAATAAAGGTGCTCACCcgattcaaaagaagaacgcTCTACATCAATGCCATAAATGACGGAATAGTCCCCTTATATTCATCgtctttgcttttcttaGACTATTCTCAATTGCTGGATAAGTTGGGAGGCCAAACGACGGCTTCGTGTGATCCTCTCTTCCAGCCCAAAGACAACCCTGTTACTCCCGGTGATGACAATGGCAATGCTGGCGATAAGACGACTAACACGTCATCCTGGAATACGTTTTGGAAAGCCAAGGGAAATCAAGACGACAGGAAATCTAAACGTTTGATGAACACTTCCGTCATTAAATCCATGAAGTCTGCAGTACTGCCACCGTGTCCTGACACCGAGTATCTTTTGAACCCTGATACAAGAGCTGCAACTATCATACATGACAAGATCTACACGGAAAAGGATCTACCAGCCCCTGCAGCAGCAGAGTTTCCCGAAGGAAACTCAGCTCAGGgcaatgaaaagaagaagaagagcaagaagGAGTTGGAAGAGATCATAGCAAGACGCTGGCACAAGGGAATGCACTGGAGGAAAGTGGTCGTGTCACTAAAACCGGATGCCCATAACAACATTATCGTCAGACGAAGGTTCGCCAACGCCTACGGATGGTCGGTGGTAGACCATCTGGTCGGCGCCCACTTCCAAGGAGACGGTGCAGACATCTTGTCAGCGCCAGACGCAGCAGAGCCCCCCGACGAAGACGTAGATATAGCCAGCGGTGGTGTAGAGCCGAATAAGCTTTTCTCGTGGCTGACCAGGGTCGAGGACCCTGGCACCTACCGCGAGGGAGTGGTCTCCACCGCCAGCCACCTGGCCAGCTCTTGGATACGGAGGCATTCCTCCGTCACAGACTAA
- the KIN28 gene encoding TFIIH complex serine/threonine-protein kinase subunit KIN28 — translation MSAIREVKYLQEMQHPNVIELIDIFMAYDNLNLVLEFLPTDLEVVIKDKSILFTPADIKAWMLMTLRGVYHCHRNFILHRDLKPNNLLFSPDGQIKVADFGLARAIPAPHEILTSNVVTRWYRAPELLFGAKHYTSAIDIWSVGVIFAELMLRIPYLPGQNDVDQMEVTFRALGTPTDRAWPEVSSFTSYNKLQIYPPPSRDELRKRFIAASEYALDFMCGMLTMNPQKRWNAIECLESDYFKELPPPSDPSTIKIRS, via the coding sequence ATGTCGGCTATACGTGAAGTCAAATACTTACAGGAAATGCAACATCCAAACGTTATTGAATTGATAGATATATTTATGGCTTATGATAATTTGAACCTCGTTTTGGAGTTTCTCCCTACCGATTTAGAAGTGGTAATAAAAGACAAATCAATACTGTTCACACCAGCAGATATAAAAGCATGGATGCTCATGACTTTGAGAGGAGTCTACCATTGCCATAGAAACTTTATTTTACACAGGGATCTGAAACCAAATAATTTACTATTTTCACCAGATGGCCAAATCAAAGTGGCAGATTTTGGTCTAGCAAGAGCCATACCTGCCCCACATGAAATCTTAACGAGTAACGTGGTGACTAGATGGTACAGAGCACCAGAGCTTTTATTCGGGGCCAAGCATTATACATCTGCTATTGATATTTGGTCAGTAGGGGTTATATTTGCGGAATTAATGTTAAGAATACCATATCTACCAGGACAAAATGACGTAGACCAAATGGAAGTCACATTTAGAGCCTTGGGCACGCCCACGGATAGGGCTTGGCCTGAGGTTTCTTCCTTTACGTCATACAACAAGTTACAAATATACCCACCCCCTTCGAGGGATgaattgagaaaaagaTTCATCGCTGCTAGTGAATATGCATTGGATTTTATGTGCGGAATGCTAACGATGAACCCACAAAAGAGATGGAATGCAATTGAGTGTTTAGAGAGTGAttatttcaaagaattaCCGCCTCCCAGTGATCCCTCAACAATTAAAATACGTAGTTGA
- the MSS2 gene encoding Mss2p, whose amino-acid sequence MQRFVSRLVSAPRIPNKFLDCFPRKRTVNKILFQLDTRLTYNEMYPIFVQVSQLTDKDSISWKKKYPYLRSSDIMQMRNVLVTLRMQNKFVHKDVLAMENKLLNVAAELGNNDAISILSFNVVQAQENDTTKDNDQNDVETANRFIKELYARNHHLTIKLIGDTFLKNKAYKKAEKYYKEFLKLENNTKLAGEVYGNLGEIQIKQVNGFLKAEKSWLKCIELLELERSSRWYFLLAKLYLSSEPLRAKPLLESCASIGFKECFKTLGFLELNYFQNYERAKEWFKLGMEITDLECFLGFFDCSLKLKDIGSAKNCLKSLKTFENDDNKKVIIDAFLESRKDSMELLQRK is encoded by the coding sequence ATGCAAAGGTTTGTCAGCAGGCTTGTGTCTGCACCACGAATACCCAACAAATTTCTAGATTGTTTCCCCAGGAAACGTACCGTTAATAAGATATTATTTCAGTTAGATACGAGGCTCACATACAATGAAATGTACCCTATATTTGTACAAGTATCACAATTAACCGATAAAGATAGTATTTcatggaagaagaagtatcCATACTTAAGGAGTTCAGATATCATGCAGATGCGAAATGTCTTAGTTACTCTAAGGATGCAAAATAAGTTTGTACATAAAGATGTATTGGCTATGGAGAATAAACTATTAAACGTTGCTGCTGAACTAGGTAACAACGACGCTATATCAATATTGAGCTTCAATGTGGTACAAGCACAAGAAAATGACACCACCAAAGACAATGATCAGAATGACGTTGAGACCGCCAATAGATTCATAAAGGAGTTATATGCACGCAATCACCATTTAACAATCAAATTAATAGGAGATACGTTTCTTAAAAATAAGGCTTATAAAAAAGCTGAAAAATACtacaaagaatttttgaaattggaaaataacACCAAACTAGCTGGCGAAGTTTATGGGAATCTTGgagaaattcaaataaaacagGTGAACGGTTTTTTGAAGGCTGAAAAATCATGGCTGAAATGTATAGAACTGTTAGAACTTGAAAGAAGTTCACGTTGGTACTTCCTTCTGGCAAAGCTATACCTAAGTTCAGAGCCGTTAAGGGCTAAACCACTGTTGGAAAGTTGTGCCTCAATTGGATTTAAAGAATGTTTTAAAACATTAGGGTTTCTTGAGCTAAACTATTTTCAGAACTACGAAAGAGCAAAAGAATGGTTCAAACTAGGCATGGAAATAACGGATTTGGAATGCTTCCTTGGATTTTTCGATTGTTCTTTGAAACTTAAAGATATTGGGAGTGCTAAAAACTGTCTGAAAAGTCTAAAAACTTTTGAGAATGATGATAACAAGAAAGTAATAATCGACGCTTTCTTRGAAAGTAGAAAAGATTCTATGGAACTACTCCAGAGAAAATGA
- the PHO2 gene encoding Pho2p: MMEEFTYEHDFNSHFATDLDYLQQPIQQQQQQQQQQQQQQQPGQTQSLEQDQDQERHMNDMSVSSNTSDGGAQRPKRTRAKGEALDVLKRKFEMNPTPSLVERKKISDLIGMPEKNVRIWFQNRRAKLRKKQHEGNKDPNPSSQSHDNTNDYDRGNENNSVTTTSTSSIFHDEDLTFFDRIPLNSNNNYYFFDICSITVGSWNRMKSGALQKKNFQFIKDLRNLSPIKINNIMSNATDLMVLISKKNSEINYFFSAMANNTKILFRIFFPLSSVTNCSLTLETDDDIINNNTTNNNNTNSNNNNDNDDNDNINEDNDNSSEDKRDIRDNFGELKLTVTRSPTFAVYFLNNSPDEDPNLNNQWSICDDFSEGRQVNDAFVGGSNIPHTLKGLQKSLRFMNSLILDYKSSNEIIPAINPAIPTTAIPQQNITAPFLHTNSSATDSNPNTNLEESLFFDHDLLSSSITNTTNRPNLDGGLQGNKDDTLNLLDTTVNSNTNRDANNEEDHLVQEHLPDDTNLIANPTDQLLSLPADSELPNTPDFLKNTNELTDEHRWI; the protein is encoded by the coding sequence ATGATGGAGGAATTCACATATGAACACGATTTCAACTCTCACTTCGCCACCGATCTGGACTATTTGCAACAACCCAtccaacagcaacaacaacaacaacaacaacaacaacaacaacaacagccaGGACAGACTCAAAGTCTGGAACAAGACCAGGATCAGGAGCGACACATGAATGACATGAGCGTTTCATCCAATACATCAGATGGTGGCGCTCAACGGCCAAAGAGGACTCGGGCAAAGGGTGAAGCCCTAGACGTCCTGAAACGCAAGTTTGAAATGAATCCTACACCTTCTTTGGTggagaggaagaaaatatctgaTCTGATAGGAATGCCTGAGAAAAACGTTAGGATTTGGTTTCAGAACAGAAGAGCTAAGTTGCGGAAAAAACAGCACGAGGGAAATAAGGATCCGAACCCCTCATCACAGTCCCATGATAATACTAACGATTACGACCGTGGTAACGAAAACAATTCAGTAACCACAACGAGTACGtcttccatttttcacGATGAAGATCTGACTTTTTTTGACCGCATTCCACTAAATAGTAACAACAACTACTATTTCTTCGACATTTGCTCTATCACCGTTGGAAGTTGGAACAGAATGAAAAGCGGTGCTctgcagaagaagaactttcaattcattaaaGACTTGAGAAACTTATCGCCAATAAAGATCAATAATATCATGTCGAATGCCACCGATTTAATGGTtttgatttccaagaaaaactcAGAGATCaactattttttcagtGCCATGGCAAATAACACTAAGATTCTGTTTAGAATATTCTTCCCATTAAGTTCGGTCACCAATTGCTCTCTAACTTTAGAGACCGATGAtgatataataaataataatactaccaacaataataacactaatagtaataataataatgacaacgatgataatgataacatTAATGAGGATAACGATAATAGTAGTGAAGATAAGAGGGATATCAGAGATAATTTTGGCGAATTGAAACTAACGGTTACCAGATCACCCACCTTTGCTGTTTATTTTCTAAATAATTCTCCTGATGAAGATCCAAACCTAAATAACCAATGGTCAATCTGCGATGATTTTTCAGAAGGCAGACAGGTGAATGACGCCTTTGTTGGTGGTTCGAATATTCCTCACACTTTAAAGGGTCTACAGAAATCTTTAAGATTTATGAATTCTCTAATCTTAGACTataaatcttcaaatgaaataaTACCTGCCATTAATCCTGCAATCCCAACTACTGCAATTCCACAACAAAATATTACTGCTCCATTTTTACATACAAATTCAAGCGCAACAGATTCCAATCCAAATACAAACTTAGAAGAATCTCTGTTCTTCGACCATGATCTATTATCTAGTTCAATAACTAATACGACTAACAGACCAAATCTTGATGGCGGACTTCAAGGTAATAAGGATGATACGCTAAATTTGTTGGATACTACGGTCAACAGCAACACCAACCGGGATGCCAATAATGAGGAGGACCATCTAGTTCAAGAACATTTGCCCGACGACACTAATTTAATAGCAAATCCAACCGATCAATTATTGTCTTTACCAGCTGATAGTGAGCTTCCAAATACTCCAGactttttaaaaaacaCCAATGAACTAACCGATGAGCATAGATGGATATGA
- the NSE4 gene encoding Smc5-Smc6 complex subunit NSE4 has translation MSSTVVSRKRRVSTVTEQENSGDARKHRKNSKRDDKNSSTKDGDPQLEFKVLQGYRDLEGEIHKGRAQVARTGDIGVAMNNLDTVDTLFNQVVGIRNNGLFAHDARAMVSISELAQISVRNLKFDDSRSMVNLEDMVNSMKRYMLKEHFKLNNITENRNDLTLDAENRSESNQEQQEGEDEDGIASGDRTSKSTSSFKATSMRHNYLQQFSHHNDFSQFNWFRMGALYNVVSKDAPMVDHLMGPLSVERRLKVSTQRRRNNDQIGEKITAEKITQNSLNSTQQETTPEQVKKCFKKLSKKIGPEGSINLFKFIIDPNSFPKSIENLFYTSFLIKEGKLMMEHDKEGLPTVRIKQSISHNDPRSKEIEKQRRRDAHQNHIIFQMDMPTWRKLIQKFNITSSFLD, from the coding sequence ATGTCCAGTACCGTGGTGTCTAGAAAGAGGAGAGTCAGCACTGTTACAGAACAGGAGAATAGTGGAGACGCGAGGAAGCATAGAAAGAACTCTAAAAGAGATGACAAGAACTCATCGACTAAGGATGGCGATCCGCAGCTGGAATTCAAAGTCTTACAGGGGTACAGGGACCTGGAAGGCGAGATACATAAGGGTAGGGCTCAAGTGGCCAGGACAGGAGATATAGGTGTTGCCATGAACAATCTGGATACTGTAGACACCTTATTTAACCAGGTTGTTGGCATACGGAACAATGGGCTATTCGCTCATGATGCTAGAGCCATGGTCAGTATAAGTGAACTGGCCCAGATATCGGTGAGGAATCTAAAGTTCGATGATTCAAGGAGCATGGTCAATTTAGAGGACATGGtaaattcaatgaaaagatATATGTTAAAGGAGCATTTCAAACTGAATAACATCACCGAAAATAGGAACGATTTGACACTGGACGCCGAGAATCGTTCAGAATCAAACCaggaacaacaagaaggcGAAGATGAGGACGGGATTGCGAGTGGTGATCGTACAAGTAAAAGCACATCTTCTTTTAAGGCCACCTCCATGAGGCATAATTATTTACAGCAGTTCTCGCACCACAATGATTTCTCCCAGTTTAATTGGTTTAGGATGGGTGCCCTCTACAATGTTGTGAGCAAAGACGCTCCCATGGTAGACCATCTGATGGGACCCCTTTCCGTTGAGAGGAGACTCAAAGTATCTACccaacgaagaagaaataacGACCAAATCGGTGAAAAAATCActgctgaaaaaattactCAAAATTCGTTAAATTCTACACAACAAGAAACTACACCAGAACAGGTAAAGAAATGCTTTAAAAAACTGTCTAAAAAAATAGGTCCTGAAGGTTCCATAaaccttttcaaattcataaTAGACCCAAATTCATTCCCCAAGTCCATCGAAAATCTCTTTTATACCAGtttcttgatcaaagaAGGGAAATTGATGATGGAGCACGACAAGGAAGGTCTACCTACGGTCAGGATAAAACAAAGCATAAGTCATAATGATCCGAGGagcaaagaaattgaaaagcaaAGACGTCGTGACGCTCATCAGAACCATattattttccaaatggaCATGCCTACTTGGCGAAAACTAATCCAAAAATTCAACATCACTTCATCATTCTTAGattaa
- the QRI7 gene encoding putative N(6)-L-threonylcarbamoyladenine synthase has protein sequence MIATKEAGRFLLGNCRVWQKSVLNKPTQFIKKYNVLAIETSCDDTCVSILERFSANVAPNVLINLKDTLDSVDEGGIIPTKAHVHHQARIGPLTLRALAESGMREGIDLICVTRGPGMPGSLSGGLDFAKGLAVAWGKPLIGVHHMLGHLLIPRMATNGKVPQYPFVSLLVSGGHTTFVLSRAIDDHEILCDTMDIAVGDSLDKCGRELGFKGTMIAREMERFINQDPEDKDSTLKLKMPSPLKNKVGRKNLLSFSFSSFITALRISLSKLGKSHISDLPECEIRSIAYQVQESIFDHVIDKLKQVVKLQPEKFRNVNEFVCSGGVSNNQRLRTKLEKELGKTNPTGFTNFYYPPMDLCSDNSIMIGWAGIEIWETLGLASDLDICPIRQWPLNDLLNVDGWRKHLL, from the coding sequence ATGATAGCAACAAAGGAGGCTGGAAGATTCCTTTTAGGTAATTGTAGAGTTTGGCAGAAGTCTGTGTTAAACAAACCAACAcaatttataaaaaaatataatgtTTTAGCCATTGAAACTTCCTGTGACGATACGTGCGTTTCCATACTGGAAAGGTTCTCAGCGAATGTAGCGCCAAATGTGTTAatcaatttgaaagataCTCTGGATAGTGTTGATGAAGGAGGTATTATTCCTACAAAGGCTCATGTCCATCACCAAGCTCGGATAGGACCTTTAACATTAAGGGCTTTGGCAGAAAGTGGTATGAGAGAGGGAATCGATCTCATATGTGTTACAAGAGGTCCTGGTATGCCTGGCTCGCTATCAGGTGGACTAGATTTTGCGAAGGGTTTGGCAGTCGCCTGGGGCAAACCACTTATTGGTGTACATCATATGTTGGGTCATCTATTGATACCAAGAATGGCGACGAATGGAAAAGTACCACAATACCCCTTTGTTAGCCTGCTGGTAAGTGGAGGTCACACTACATTTGTTTTGTCACGAGCGATTGACGACCATGAAATTTTATGTGACACTATGGATATCGCTGTGGGAGACTCATTAGATAAATGTGGTAGAGAGCTGGGATTTAAAGGAACGATGATTGCTAGAGAGATGGAAAGGTTTATAAATCAAGACCCCGAGGACAAAGATTCAACATTAAAGCTAAAAATGCCCAGtccattgaaaaataaagtaGGCAGGAAAAACTTGctatcattttcattttcatcattcaTTACAGCATTAAGAATCAGTCTAAGTAAACTGGGTAAAAGTCACATCAGCGACCTGCCTGAATGTGAAATACGATCAATTGCATATCAAGTACAGGAGTCAATATTCGACCATGTCATTGACAAATTAAAGCAAGTTGTTAAGTTGCAACCGGAAAAATTCCGAAACGTCAATGAATTTGTATGCTCTGGTGGAGTGAGTAATAACCAAAGACTGAGAacaaaattggaaaaagaacTGGGTAAAACGAACCCAACTGGTTTTACCAATTTTTACTATCCTCCAATGGACCTTTGTAGCGATAATTCCATTATGATTGGCTGGGCGGGTATTGAGATTTGGGAAACGCTAGGCTTGGCTAGTGATTTAGATATATGTCCTATTAGACAATGGCCGTTGAATGATCTATTAAACGTTGATGGTTGGCGAAAACACCTGCTGTAA